One Stenotrophomonas maltophilia DNA window includes the following coding sequences:
- a CDS encoding fimbrial biogenesis chaperone, with protein sequence MEHARMAGPRPWRATGVALLALCLLATSTAGATSLQVAPTSLQLEARQRAGELWLTNSGTSPVKLQVRVFRWVQQGGKEQLLPTDELMASPPMQELAAGQQQLVRVMRPTREPPSAQQYYRLIVDEVPDLATRAEGMQFVLRYSIPVFVQPASGKLAPQLQARMVTLDDGRNGVEVANSGNSYAQIADLALGSVKRPRIVHPGLLGYVLPGQVMRWPIERMAIDRDNDQITAKLNGESEQTPLSPPSAR encoded by the coding sequence ATGGAGCACGCCCGCATGGCCGGACCCCGCCCGTGGCGCGCCACCGGCGTGGCGCTGCTCGCCCTGTGCCTGCTGGCGACCTCTACGGCAGGTGCCACCAGCCTGCAGGTCGCCCCCACCAGCCTGCAGCTGGAAGCCCGCCAGCGTGCCGGCGAGCTGTGGCTGACCAACAGTGGCACCTCGCCGGTGAAGCTGCAGGTACGCGTCTTCCGCTGGGTGCAGCAGGGCGGCAAGGAGCAACTGCTGCCCACCGATGAACTGATGGCCTCGCCGCCGATGCAGGAGCTGGCCGCCGGCCAGCAGCAGCTGGTGCGGGTGATGCGCCCGACCCGGGAGCCCCCCTCGGCGCAGCAGTATTACCGCCTGATCGTGGACGAGGTACCGGACCTGGCCACCCGTGCCGAGGGCATGCAGTTCGTCCTTCGCTACTCGATCCCGGTGTTCGTACAACCCGCGTCCGGCAAGCTCGCCCCGCAGCTGCAGGCGCGCATGGTAACGCTGGACGATGGCCGCAACGGCGTCGAGGTGGCCAATTCGGGCAACAGCTACGCACAGATTGCCGATCTCGCACTCGGCAGCGTCAAGCGCCCGCGCATCGTGCACCCCGGTTTGCTGGGCTATGTCCTCCCCGGCCAGGTGATGCGCTGGCCGATCGAGCGCATGGCGATCGACCGCGACAACGACCAGATCACGGCCAAGCTCAATGGCGAGTCGGAACAGACGCCGCTGTCGCCCCCATCGGCTCGCTGA
- a CDS encoding Csu type fimbrial protein produces MRSALRSPLAWALAGVLLSSPALAADTTTFNVTLVVTKACTITAAAATNVDFGTAASTTATPTLGQGTVTAQCSALTPYTISLNAGANASTANDVTTRRMKNTNAAVTANNFVGYQLYQDAAHTLVWGSTSGTNTQAGIGTGLAVPYIVYGQILNLSTNNPATGNYLDTVTATITY; encoded by the coding sequence ATGCGATCTGCGCTTCGTTCCCCGCTTGCCTGGGCCCTGGCCGGGGTCCTGCTGTCCAGCCCGGCCTTGGCCGCCGACACCACCACTTTCAACGTTACCCTGGTGGTCACCAAGGCCTGCACCATCACCGCGGCGGCCGCCACCAACGTCGACTTCGGCACCGCCGCCTCGACCACCGCTACCCCCACCCTGGGCCAGGGCACAGTGACCGCACAGTGCTCGGCCCTGACTCCGTACACGATTTCACTGAATGCGGGTGCAAACGCCAGCACCGCCAATGACGTCACCACCCGCCGGATGAAGAACACCAACGCCGCGGTGACCGCCAACAACTTCGTGGGCTACCAGCTGTACCAGGATGCCGCGCACACCCTGGTCTGGGGTTCCACCTCCGGCACCAACACCCAGGCCGGCATCGGCACCGGCCTGGCCGTGCCTTACATCGTCTACGGCCAGATCCTCAACCTGAGCACCAACAACCCGGCCACCGGTAACTACCTGGATACGGTCACCGCCACGATCACCTATTGA
- a CDS encoding Csu type fimbrial protein, whose translation MRVLLLGLLLLAGLLASAPAGATAVCTAVANPTLPFGNINSNAPGPTTATLNITVTCTTAALSLLATTGVRVCVGIGAGSGGGSATTSRTMATGSGDTMNFQLYNNASFGQVTGLLPRGTPPAQELAMSYNVPLLTGGSGAQTTQLFAQIPANQVLASGAYSSSFNGANVVLTWAWNEVLLGTATVPATCNGGATGTNSASAAFSFTATANVLPQCGSYVTTNMNFGNVTGGIPANIDQTATLTLTCLKNTAFQVGLNNGQNNPAATTTRRMATTIGTGTYFLNYELYRDSARTQRWGNTLTVDTASGTGTGSAQQLTIYGRVPPVTGQPAAGTYNDLVQVTITY comes from the coding sequence GTGAGGGTGCTGCTGCTCGGCCTGTTGCTGTTGGCCGGCCTGCTGGCGAGCGCACCGGCGGGCGCCACTGCGGTCTGTACGGCCGTCGCCAACCCCACCCTGCCGTTCGGCAACATCAACAGCAATGCCCCCGGCCCCACGACAGCCACGTTGAACATCACAGTCACCTGCACCACCGCCGCGCTCAGCCTGCTGGCCACTACCGGTGTGCGCGTCTGCGTAGGCATCGGTGCCGGCAGTGGCGGCGGTAGTGCCACGACGTCACGGACGATGGCCACCGGCAGTGGCGACACCATGAATTTCCAGTTGTACAACAACGCCAGCTTCGGCCAGGTCACCGGCCTGCTTCCACGCGGCACGCCACCGGCGCAGGAACTGGCCATGTCCTACAACGTACCGCTGCTGACAGGCGGCAGCGGCGCGCAGACCACGCAATTGTTCGCGCAGATCCCGGCCAACCAGGTGCTGGCTTCCGGCGCGTACAGCAGCTCGTTCAATGGTGCCAACGTGGTATTGACCTGGGCCTGGAACGAAGTCCTGCTCGGCACCGCCACCGTGCCGGCCACCTGCAACGGCGGCGCCACCGGTACCAACAGCGCCAGCGCCGCCTTCAGCTTCACCGCCACCGCCAACGTGCTGCCGCAATGCGGCAGCTACGTCACCACCAACATGAACTTCGGCAATGTCACCGGCGGCATTCCGGCCAACATCGACCAGACGGCCACACTGACCCTGACCTGCCTGAAGAACACCGCCTTCCAGGTCGGCCTCAACAACGGCCAGAACAACCCCGCTGCCACCACCACCCGGCGCATGGCCACCACCATCGGCACCGGCACCTACTTCCTCAATTACGAGTTGTACCGGGACTCGGCACGGACCCAGCGCTGGGGCAATACGCTGACCGTTGATACCGCCAGCGGAACCGGCACCGGCAGTGCGCAGCAGCTGACCATCTACGGCCGGGTACCACCGGTGACCGGCCAGCCCGCGGCCGGTACCTACAACGACCTGGTGCAGGTGACAATCACTTACTGA
- the rpsB gene encoding 30S ribosomal protein S2 — protein sequence MPQVTMRQMLEAGVHFGHQTRYWNPKMAPYIFGARGKIHIINLEKTVPLFNDAMNFISSVAQKRGTVLFLGTKRSARETIKEEAERCGMPFMNQRWLGGTLTNFRTVKQSVARLKELEAGETDGTFEKLVKHEVLGLRRERDKLEASLGGIKDMNRLPDAIFVIDIGHEDIAIKEAKKLGIPVIAVVDTNYNPELVDYAIPGNDDAIRAVQLYARAAADAVLEGKAAAPHAASVREEEFAEAAAEGDEKPARRAPAKKAAKKGDDAQA from the coding sequence ATGCCCCAGGTCACCATGCGTCAGATGCTGGAAGCCGGCGTCCACTTCGGCCACCAGACCCGCTACTGGAACCCGAAGATGGCTCCGTACATCTTCGGCGCCCGCGGCAAGATCCACATCATCAACCTGGAAAAGACCGTCCCGCTGTTCAACGACGCGATGAACTTCATCTCGTCGGTTGCCCAGAAGCGCGGCACCGTCCTGTTCCTGGGCACCAAGCGCAGCGCCCGCGAAACCATCAAGGAAGAAGCCGAGCGTTGCGGCATGCCGTTCATGAACCAGCGTTGGCTGGGCGGCACCCTGACCAACTTCCGTACCGTCAAGCAGTCGGTTGCCCGCCTGAAGGAACTGGAAGCCGGTGAAACCGACGGCACCTTCGAGAAGCTGGTCAAGCACGAAGTGCTGGGCCTGCGTCGCGAGCGCGACAAGCTGGAAGCCTCGCTGGGCGGCATCAAGGACATGAACCGTCTGCCGGACGCCATCTTCGTGATCGACATCGGCCACGAAGACATCGCGATCAAGGAAGCCAAGAAGCTGGGCATCCCGGTCATCGCCGTGGTCGACACCAACTACAACCCGGAACTGGTGGACTACGCCATCCCGGGCAACGACGACGCCATCCGCGCTGTGCAGCTGTACGCCCGCGCCGCTGCCGATGCCGTGCTGGAAGGCAAGGCCGCTGCGCCGCACGCCGCTTCGGTGCGTGAGGAAGAGTTCGCCGAAGCCGCTGCTGAAGGCGACGAGAAGCCGGCCCGCCGCGCTCCGGCCAAGAAGGCTGCCAAGAAGGGCGACGACGCCCAGGCCTGA
- a CDS encoding [protein-PII] uridylyltransferase → MLPAGSLLDAPADSLDDPEWASAARQALQQADARLYRRFDQGDNIERLLALRARAADHLIRLAWQRCLPADCGLSLFAVGGYGRGELFPRSDIDLLVFGDPPAQVAHEAALARLFALLWDCGLAVSHAVRSASQCREAAADQTVLTALIEARPILADDVARRALREAVDDRELWPARTFFLAKLEELRNRHQRFGDTADNLEPDLKDGPGGLRDLNTLGWMALRAFGVRDLEALVGLGHLGADEAAALKRERAVLARLRFGLHLVARRPEERLRFDYQKTLAARLGFEDDAENLGVEKMMQGFYRAALVVRRISDRLLQRFEEQFDGEAQPEPLTVGFSLRRGYLAANEADWPRGDIGQVFALFASWANNPQVRGLHSLTARALAEALPLLPAYDQADADAREQFLALLRGQRPVDTLSRMARLGVLGQWIPAFAQVSGRMQFDLFHVYTVDQHTLMVLRNIGLFASSRADERFSIAHEVWPRLRKPELLLLAGLFHDIAKGRGGDHSELGAVDARAFCQAHALSTSDTELVAWLVEQHLRMSVTAQKQDIADPVVIHRFATLVGSRDRLDYLYLLTCADIAGTSPKLWNAWKDRLLADLYFATRRALREGLEHPVPAAERVAEARDSVRALVRERGYDDATIDRQFAVMPDEGFIRLRPEQLAWQAAALVPVKQGQALVKVRRISVDDPALEVFVHSPDRDGLFAAIVMTLDRKGYGIHRARVLDGPADTIFDTFEVNPADTFADGSSANLEAALREALSGDLSRLRPSRRVVPRQLRHFRFAPRIEFRDEPGATRFALVAPDRPGLLADVAFVLRNQGLRVHDARIATFGERAEDTFVISDEHDLPLTEPARQQLHDAMLACLDPDRNAGDPA, encoded by the coding sequence ATGCTGCCGGCGGGTTCACTGCTGGACGCGCCGGCCGATTCGCTCGACGATCCCGAATGGGCGTCTGCCGCACGGCAGGCGCTGCAGCAGGCCGATGCGCGCTTGTACCGCCGCTTCGACCAGGGCGACAACATCGAGCGCCTGCTGGCGCTGCGGGCGCGCGCTGCCGACCATCTGATCCGGCTGGCGTGGCAGCGTTGCCTGCCGGCCGATTGCGGGCTGTCGCTGTTCGCGGTGGGTGGCTATGGCCGCGGTGAACTGTTCCCGCGTTCGGACATCGACCTGCTGGTGTTCGGCGATCCGCCGGCACAGGTGGCCCATGAGGCAGCGCTGGCGCGCCTGTTCGCGCTGTTGTGGGACTGCGGGCTGGCGGTCAGCCATGCGGTGCGTTCTGCATCGCAGTGCCGCGAGGCGGCAGCGGACCAGACCGTGCTGACCGCGCTGATCGAGGCGCGCCCGATCCTGGCCGATGATGTGGCGCGCCGCGCGCTGCGCGAGGCCGTCGACGATCGTGAACTGTGGCCGGCGCGCACTTTCTTCCTGGCCAAGCTGGAAGAGCTGCGCAACCGACACCAGCGCTTCGGCGACACTGCCGACAACCTGGAGCCGGACCTGAAGGATGGCCCCGGTGGCCTGCGCGATCTCAACACGCTGGGCTGGATGGCACTGCGTGCGTTCGGCGTGCGTGACCTGGAGGCGCTGGTCGGGCTCGGCCATCTGGGCGCAGACGAAGCGGCAGCACTGAAGCGCGAGCGTGCGGTGCTGGCGCGGCTGCGCTTTGGCCTGCATCTGGTCGCGCGTCGCCCGGAAGAGCGCCTGCGTTTTGATTACCAGAAGACCCTGGCGGCACGCCTGGGCTTTGAAGACGATGCCGAGAACCTCGGTGTCGAGAAGATGATGCAGGGCTTCTACCGCGCCGCGCTGGTAGTGCGCCGGATCAGCGACCGCCTGTTGCAGCGCTTCGAGGAACAATTCGATGGCGAGGCCCAGCCGGAACCGCTGACCGTGGGCTTTTCCCTGCGCCGTGGCTACCTGGCCGCCAACGAGGCCGACTGGCCGCGCGGTGATATCGGTCAGGTGTTCGCGCTGTTTGCCAGCTGGGCCAACAATCCGCAGGTGCGCGGCCTGCATTCGCTGACCGCGCGCGCGCTGGCCGAAGCGCTGCCGCTGCTGCCGGCCTACGACCAAGCCGATGCCGATGCGCGCGAGCAGTTCCTGGCGCTGCTGCGCGGCCAGCGACCGGTCGATACGCTCTCGCGCATGGCGCGCTTGGGCGTGCTTGGCCAGTGGATTCCCGCTTTTGCCCAGGTCAGCGGGCGCATGCAGTTCGACCTGTTCCATGTCTACACCGTCGACCAGCACACGCTGATGGTCCTGCGCAACATCGGCCTGTTTGCCAGCAGCCGTGCCGACGAGCGCTTCTCGATCGCGCACGAAGTGTGGCCGCGCCTGCGCAAGCCGGAACTGCTGCTGCTGGCCGGCCTGTTCCATGACATCGCCAAGGGCCGTGGCGGCGACCATTCTGAGCTGGGTGCGGTGGACGCGCGCGCGTTCTGCCAGGCGCATGCGCTGAGCACCTCCGACACCGAACTGGTGGCGTGGCTGGTCGAACAGCACCTGCGCATGTCGGTGACCGCGCAGAAGCAGGACATCGCCGACCCGGTGGTGATCCATCGCTTCGCCACCCTGGTCGGCAGCCGCGACCGCCTCGACTATCTGTACCTGCTGACCTGCGCCGACATCGCCGGCACCAGCCCCAAGCTGTGGAATGCATGGAAGGACCGCCTGCTGGCCGACCTGTACTTCGCCACCCGGCGCGCGCTGCGCGAGGGGCTTGAGCATCCGGTGCCGGCTGCCGAGCGTGTGGCCGAGGCGCGCGACAGCGTGCGTGCGCTGGTGCGCGAACGGGGTTACGACGATGCCACCATCGACCGCCAGTTCGCGGTGATGCCTGATGAGGGCTTCATCCGTCTGCGCCCGGAGCAGCTGGCCTGGCAGGCCGCCGCGCTGGTGCCGGTGAAGCAGGGCCAGGCGCTGGTGAAGGTACGCCGGATCAGTGTCGACGACCCCGCGCTGGAAGTATTCGTGCATTCGCCGGACCGCGACGGCCTGTTCGCCGCGATCGTGATGACGCTGGACCGCAAGGGCTACGGCATTCACCGCGCCCGCGTGCTGGACGGCCCGGCCGATACCATCTTCGATACCTTCGAAGTGAACCCGGCCGATACCTTCGCCGATGGCAGCAGTGCCAACCTTGAGGCGGCGCTGCGTGAGGCGCTCAGCGGTGACCTGTCGCGCCTGCGGCCGTCACGCCGGGTGGTGCCACGACAGCTGCGGCACTTCCGCTTCGCCCCGCGCATCGAGTTCCGCGATGAGCCCGGCGCGACCCGTTTTGCCCTGGTCGCGCCCGACCGCCCCGGCCTGCTGGCCGACGTGGCGTTCGTGCTGCGCAACCAGGGCCTGCGCGTGCATGATGCGCGCATTGCCACGTTCGGCGAACGCGCCGAAGACACCTTCGTGATCAGTGACGAACACGACCTCCCCCTGACTGAACCTGCCCGGCAGCAGCTGCATGACGCGATGCTGGCCTGCCTGGACCCCGATCGAAACGCCGGAGACCCCGCCTGA
- a CDS encoding fimbria/pilus outer membrane usher protein, giving the protein MGALLAALAPAATEAADVSGATATGAADVSGISADAILPPPTPLTANQTLHLDVSLNSTPRGLLPFIENRGRLQASPEVLRQLGFNASGDAPVYLDQISGAVVRYDAHLQTLALDVPLDQLTLPTTVLSRPQTRAPAGSASPGVLLNYDIYGSRVDTLGNLSLSSELRLFGIGDGTFENTAISRRYQQPGDRRWRGESVRLDTRWRLDFPDQAMTLEVGDFYSGFVDWTRPVRLGGLQIGRNYGLQPYRVLTPTPSFLGQAVVPSTVELYVDGLRQYSGQVPVGPFQLAAQPGISGTGSAQVVVTDAFGRMQTLDFSFYGTQQLLAKGLSDWSVGVGRLREDFGQRSFAYDDRTVANASWRGGISDSFTGEAHAEGGGGLTQAGIGGWWLLGGAGVFNAAYAHSDYHGLQGGQWALGYSWNNRRLNVNLRSVRSHGDYRDLGALQGNLPPSISEQATVGMDLLRLGTLSASYLRLRYPDGEDNRYASLFWSRTWSQRWSAYLSVNQNLDQSDDRSIYLSVTASLGNNRQASLSSQRNGDSQSWVADVTQPVPGDGSAGGVGWRAQVRHGEDGNGGLAEVGILNDIGRYSFGASRQGGLNYAYGSASGSLVWMGGHAFATREVSDAFAVISTNGVGGVPVRLENRLIGVTDDRGLLLVSPLLSWQRNRVSIDTLDLPEDMRADRIEDWVTPRQRAGARVTFQLRSRPSLSLTLLAMDGQPLEVGSEVQLPDGRQTTVGYDGLLYLEDVAAGSVLYITTSRGQCRVKVPDLPKVVAAGARPKPAPLQCIPEVAP; this is encoded by the coding sequence ATGGGCGCGCTGCTTGCTGCCCTGGCTCCTGCGGCGACCGAAGCCGCCGATGTGTCCGGCGCAACGGCCACCGGGGCCGCCGACGTATCAGGCATCTCCGCCGATGCGATCCTGCCGCCCCCCACCCCGCTGACCGCCAACCAGACGCTGCACCTGGACGTGTCGCTCAACAGCACGCCGCGCGGGCTGCTTCCCTTCATCGAGAACCGCGGCCGCCTGCAGGCCAGCCCCGAGGTCCTGCGCCAGCTCGGCTTCAATGCCAGTGGCGATGCACCGGTGTACCTGGACCAGATCAGCGGCGCGGTGGTGCGCTATGACGCCCACCTGCAGACCCTGGCACTGGACGTGCCGCTGGACCAGCTAACCCTGCCGACCACCGTGCTCAGCCGCCCGCAGACGCGTGCGCCCGCCGGCAGCGCCTCGCCCGGCGTGCTGCTCAACTACGACATCTACGGCAGCCGGGTGGACACGCTCGGCAACCTCAGCCTGAGCTCGGAGCTGCGCCTGTTCGGCATCGGCGACGGCACCTTCGAAAACACCGCGATCAGCCGTCGCTACCAGCAGCCCGGCGACCGTCGCTGGCGCGGCGAAAGCGTACGTCTGGATACGCGCTGGCGCCTGGATTTCCCCGACCAGGCGATGACCCTGGAGGTCGGCGACTTCTACAGCGGCTTCGTCGATTGGACCCGCCCGGTGCGCCTGGGCGGCCTGCAGATCGGCCGCAACTACGGGCTGCAGCCCTATCGCGTCCTGACCCCCACGCCCAGCTTCCTCGGCCAGGCGGTGGTGCCGTCCACAGTCGAGCTGTACGTCGATGGCCTGCGCCAGTACAGCGGCCAGGTGCCGGTTGGCCCGTTCCAGCTGGCCGCGCAGCCGGGCATCAGTGGCACCGGCAGCGCACAGGTGGTGGTCACCGATGCCTTCGGCCGCATGCAGACGCTGGACTTCAGTTTCTACGGCACCCAGCAACTGTTGGCCAAGGGTCTGTCGGACTGGTCGGTCGGCGTCGGCCGCCTGCGCGAGGACTTCGGCCAGCGCTCCTTCGCCTACGATGATCGCACTGTGGCCAACGCCAGCTGGCGCGGCGGCATCAGCGACTCGTTCACCGGCGAGGCCCATGCCGAAGGCGGCGGCGGCCTGACCCAGGCCGGCATCGGCGGCTGGTGGCTGCTCGGCGGTGCCGGCGTATTCAACGCAGCCTACGCGCACAGTGATTACCACGGCCTGCAGGGCGGGCAGTGGGCGCTGGGTTACAGCTGGAACAACCGTCGCCTCAACGTCAACCTGCGCAGCGTGCGCAGCCACGGCGACTACCGCGACCTGGGCGCATTGCAGGGCAACCTGCCGCCCAGCATCAGCGAGCAGGCCACGGTCGGCATGGATCTGCTGCGGCTGGGTACGCTCAGCGCCAGCTACCTGCGCCTGCGCTACCCGGATGGCGAGGACAACCGCTACGCCAGCCTGTTCTGGTCGCGCACCTGGAGCCAGCGCTGGTCAGCCTACCTGTCGGTGAACCAGAACCTGGACCAGAGCGACGACCGCAGCATCTATCTGTCGGTGACCGCCAGCCTGGGCAACAACCGCCAGGCCAGTCTGTCCAGCCAGCGCAACGGCGACAGCCAGAGCTGGGTGGCCGACGTGACCCAGCCGGTGCCCGGTGACGGCAGCGCTGGCGGTGTCGGCTGGCGTGCACAGGTACGCCATGGCGAGGACGGCAATGGTGGCCTGGCTGAGGTCGGCATTCTCAATGACATCGGCCGCTATTCGTTCGGCGCCTCGCGCCAGGGCGGGCTCAACTATGCCTACGGCAGCGCCAGTGGCAGCCTGGTCTGGATGGGCGGGCACGCGTTCGCCACCCGCGAGGTCTCGGACGCGTTCGCGGTGATCAGCACCAACGGTGTCGGCGGCGTGCCGGTGCGGCTGGAAAACCGCCTGATCGGCGTCACCGATGATCGTGGTCTGCTGCTGGTCAGCCCGCTGCTGTCCTGGCAGCGCAACCGGGTCTCGATCGACACCCTGGACCTGCCCGAAGACATGCGTGCCGACCGCATCGAGGACTGGGTGACGCCGCGCCAGCGCGCAGGTGCGCGCGTGACCTTCCAGCTGCGCTCGCGGCCCTCTCTGAGCCTGACCCTGCTGGCGATGGACGGACAGCCGCTGGAAGTGGGCAGCGAAGTACAACTGCCCGATGGCCGCCAGACGACGGTGGGCTATGACGGCCTGCTGTATCTGGAAGACGTCGCCGCCGGCAGCGTGCTGTACATCACCACCAGCCGCGGACAGTGCCGGGTGAAGGTGCCCGATCTGCCCAAGGTGGTGGCAGCCGGCGCGCGGCCGAAGCCGGCACCGCTGCAGTGCATCCCGGAGGTGGCGCCGTGA
- a CDS encoding fimbrial biogenesis chaperone yields the protein MRTLLSVLALLLALPAAALDLQPTTLQLPAEGGRSELWLHNPGPGHWQGEVRILAWEQQADAETLRPCDQILASPARLDIAPGTRQRIWLLPRQPAPVAAERAYRVVLTPSAPGLARYSLPLFRGNPGPLAQPRLHAGIEPHPSHPSLRLENAGTLHARLHELTFVANDGRLTVLLPGLAGYVLAGRERHWALPARGDGYAGGHFQARLQDGRVVELTTPDPAIAASAPSGL from the coding sequence ATGCGCACCCTACTGAGCGTTCTGGCACTGCTGCTGGCACTGCCCGCGGCGGCGCTGGACCTGCAGCCGACCACCCTGCAGCTGCCGGCCGAAGGGGGGCGTAGCGAGCTGTGGCTGCACAACCCCGGTCCCGGCCACTGGCAGGGCGAAGTGCGGATCCTGGCCTGGGAACAGCAGGCCGACGCGGAGACGCTGCGGCCCTGCGACCAGATCCTGGCCAGCCCCGCCCGGCTCGATATCGCGCCCGGCACCCGCCAGCGCATCTGGTTGCTGCCGCGCCAGCCCGCCCCCGTTGCTGCCGAACGGGCCTACCGGGTCGTGCTCACCCCCAGCGCACCAGGCCTGGCGCGCTACTCGCTGCCACTGTTCCGGGGGAATCCGGGACCACTGGCACAGCCACGACTGCATGCCGGAATCGAGCCCCATCCGTCGCATCCTTCGCTGCGACTGGAAAATGCCGGTACCCTGCACGCCCGCCTGCATGAGCTCACCTTCGTCGCCAACGATGGCCGCCTCACCGTGCTGCTGCCAGGACTGGCCGGTTATGTCCTGGCCGGGCGGGAACGCCACTGGGCCCTGCCCGCCCGTGGCGATGGCTACGCCGGCGGCCATTTCCAGGCCCGGCTGCAGGACGGCCGCGTGGTCGAACTGACCACACCGGACCCGGCAATTGCAGCCAGCGCTCCCAGCGGGCTATAA
- the tsf gene encoding translation elongation factor Ts, whose protein sequence is MEITASLVKELRERTGAGMMECKKALTEANGDIDAAAEAMRKSGAAKADKKADRVAAEGRLGLAQDGGKAVLVEVNSETDFVANDDNFKSFVNAVAAAALASGATDVEAVKAAKLADGRTVEEARATAVQTLGENIQIRRMVKVDTTGNVGAYVHTNGKVGVLVDLIGGDVELARGLAMHVAALKPPHNKAADVPADFVEKEKEIELAKMSEKDKAKPAEILEKIISGKINKIVSDVTLYGQTYVLGDTTVEQVVKAAGADVAGFKLLIVGEGIEKVVEDYAAEVAKAMQV, encoded by the coding sequence GTGGAAATCACTGCTTCCCTGGTCAAGGAACTGCGCGAGCGCACCGGCGCCGGCATGATGGAATGCAAGAAGGCTCTCACCGAAGCCAACGGCGACATCGACGCTGCTGCTGAAGCCATGCGCAAGTCCGGCGCTGCCAAGGCCGACAAGAAGGCTGACCGCGTGGCCGCCGAAGGCCGTCTGGGCCTGGCCCAGGACGGCGGCAAGGCCGTGCTGGTCGAAGTCAACTCGGAAACCGACTTCGTCGCCAACGACGACAACTTCAAGTCCTTCGTCAATGCCGTCGCCGCTGCCGCCCTGGCATCGGGCGCCACCGACGTCGAAGCCGTGAAGGCTGCCAAGCTGGCCGATGGCCGCACCGTTGAAGAAGCCCGCGCCACCGCCGTGCAGACCCTGGGTGAGAACATCCAGATCCGTCGCATGGTCAAGGTCGACACCACCGGCAACGTCGGTGCGTACGTCCACACCAACGGCAAGGTCGGCGTGCTGGTCGATCTGATCGGCGGCGACGTCGAGCTGGCCCGTGGCCTGGCCATGCACGTGGCTGCCCTGAAGCCGCCGCACAACAAGGCTGCGGACGTTCCGGCCGACTTCGTCGAAAAGGAAAAGGAAATCGAGCTGGCCAAGATGTCCGAAAAGGACAAGGCCAAGCCGGCCGAGATCCTGGAAAAGATCATCAGCGGCAAGATCAACAAGATCGTCAGCGACGTGACCCTGTACGGCCAGACCTACGTGCTGGGCGACACCACCGTCGAGCAGGTGGTCAAGGCCGCTGGCGCCGACGTGGCGGGCTTCAAGCTGCTGATCGTCGGCGAAGGCATCGAGAAGGTGGTGGAAGACTACGCCGCTGAAGTTGCCAAGGCGATGCAGGTCTGA
- the map gene encoding type I methionyl aminopeptidase gives MARIASWVAFVQIAAGSAIMGAMSVNLKTPQEIEMMRIAGRLASEVLDIVTPHVKPGVTTEELDRICHDHIVNVQGAIPANVGYRGFPKTVCTSVNNVICHGIPSEGKVLKDGDIINIDVTVIKDGWHGDTSRMYFVGTPSVMARRLVETTYEAMWRGIRAVRPGATLGDIGHAIQSYAEGERFSVVREYCGHGIGKVYHDEPQVVHYGRPGQGLVLQPGMTFTIEPMINEGTRYNKVLPDGWTVVTKDRKLSAQWEHMIAVTETGVDVLTLSPGESQVS, from the coding sequence ATGGCCCGGATCGCCAGTTGGGTGGCGTTCGTTCAGATTGCGGCCGGATCGGCGATAATGGGCGCCATGAGCGTGAATCTGAAAACCCCGCAGGAAATCGAGATGATGCGAATCGCCGGCCGCCTGGCCAGCGAAGTGCTCGACATCGTCACCCCCCACGTCAAGCCCGGTGTCACCACCGAGGAACTGGACCGCATCTGCCACGACCACATCGTGAACGTGCAGGGCGCCATTCCGGCCAACGTCGGCTACCGCGGCTTCCCCAAGACCGTGTGCACCTCGGTCAACAACGTCATCTGCCATGGCATTCCCAGCGAAGGGAAGGTGCTCAAGGATGGCGACATCATCAACATCGACGTCACCGTCATCAAGGACGGTTGGCATGGCGACACCAGCCGCATGTACTTCGTCGGCACCCCGTCGGTGATGGCCCGCCGCCTGGTGGAAACCACCTACGAAGCGATGTGGCGCGGCATCCGCGCGGTGCGCCCGGGCGCCACCCTGGGCGACATCGGTCATGCCATCCAGAGCTATGCCGAAGGCGAGCGTTTCAGCGTGGTGCGCGAGTACTGCGGCCACGGCATCGGCAAGGTCTACCACGACGAGCCGCAGGTGGTGCATTACGGCCGCCCGGGCCAGGGCCTGGTGCTGCAGCCGGGCATGACCTTCACCATCGAGCCGATGATCAACGAGGGCACCCGCTACAACAAGGTGCTGCCGGATGGCTGGACCGTGGTGACCAAGGACCGCAAGTTGTCGGCGCAGTGGGAGCACATGATCGCGGTCACCGAGACCGGCGTGGACGTGCTGACCCTGTCGCCGGGCGAATCGCAGGTCTCCTGA